The genomic region taaaactttctggttataaagacaaatattttgatGCTAACTGGTTTTGGCAAATGGGAAAAATACTTGATTCTTCACCAAGTACAggtaccttttattttatttttggccatggggtatattagttccccaaccagaggttgaacccatgccctgcagtggaagtgaggagtactaatcactggactgccagtgagTTCCCCCaggtgtgtcttttaattttatggatgtCTTGATTAAACTTCCTTTAATGTCagataaataagattaaaattcctttaatcagaaaaataaatatatccatACAGGTCTATCGGTTTCAACTGGAGCCCAGATTTTTCTCTGGAAACTCTGGTTTGTGAAATATAAGTACATGTggaattttggggggaaaaaagttcaTCTATGACAAGTGTCACAAAAAAGAAGTCTGGCATGTGGTATTATAAGGACCTGATAACAGCGGCATTTgacctggtcagggaagtttGACAGCCTCTCTGAGGAAGTGGTCCTTGAACTTTGCAAACAAAATAAGAGCACTTAGCCCTCAAgcctggacttccctgtggctcagacagtaaaaatctggctgcaatgtgggagagccgggttcgatccctgagtcaggaagatcccccggagaaagaaatggcaacccattccagtattcttgcctgaaaaatcccatggacagaggagcctggtgggctacagtccatggggttacaaagaatcagacaccactgaaggaCTAACACTTTGATTTCACTCTTCAGCCCTcaagcctagagcccatgctctgcaactagagaagtccccgtgtgcctcaactagagaaaagcctgtgggCCACTCCGAAGACCTAGTGcagagggaaaaagtaaaaaaaaaaaaaaagaggcattttGCTCAACATCCTACAAAGATTAACCTGCTGCAGTCGCTGACCAACAGCCCACTTGGTGCTTCAGACAAAAGATTAAGTTGATAATCAGATGAAGCACTTTGCACTCCAGACAGAGGAAATTAAGGATAATAGGATGCTCTGTGATTTGAATAAACACAGAAGAAGAATTTTAATGAACCTTGATtgttgcatcttcccatacatagaaaaatacTATAATCATTAATTTGAGAaaactgttgtttgttttttgttgttcttgttatctgtttttgtttgtttggggccACACCTtggggcatgcgggatcttagttccctgaccagggatcaaacccgtgccccctgcactggaagcatggagtcccaactgctggaccgccagggaagtccctgagaaatctgttcttTGTGACTGGCAGTAATCTTTTACCAAAAAGTATATTGACAGCTTGTATTTCCTGACCAAAATATGTACATGTAAATTGACCTTGCCTCCTACctcttggagcagtttctcagtaAGCCCCTGAGTAAAACCTCAGTTGTTGGGGAGGAGTCAGGCAGCAgaagagcatgtgcaaaggccctgtcaCAAAAGGAAGCACAGTGGACACAGGATCTGAAAGAAGGGCAGTGTGGAGAGCAGGAGAGAGCGGGAGACTggctggggagcaggcagggagCAGGCTGGGCAGGGCTTGGGCCATGTTTAAGGATCTGCTTCATTttaggccacctcatgcgaagagttgactcattggaaaagaccctgatgctgggagggattggaggcaggaggagaaggggacgacagaggatgagatggctggatcgcatcaccgactagatggacgtgagtttgagtaaactccaggagttggtgatggacagggaggcctggcgtgctgcgattcatggggtcgcaaagagtcgaacacgactgagcaactgaactgaactgaagtcagatTTGCATTTGAGAAAATCACTCTGGCTGGATGGGAAGGGTTCAGAGGTGCGGCAATCCACGGCACTAGACTGCAGGTTGTGATGGCCTGTACCAGGATGAGACAGAGGCAGGGAAGTGAACTGCTTTGGGGCATTTAAGTTAATCTGGTGATGGAGAAGATATGGGGATgaaaaagctgtgtgtgtgttagtcagttagttgtatccgactctttgagaccccatggactgtatatagcccaccaggctcctctgtccatggaattctccaggcaagaatattggagtgggtagccattcccttttccatgagatcttcctgacccagggatcaaacccagtctcctgtattgcaggcagattctttaccatctgagcgtgGCTCCATGAAAGAGGTATCAAGAATCAAACttagagggatttccctggcagtccagtggttaagactttacaaTGCAGGGAgttggggttcaatccctggtcggggagctaagatcccacatgccttgcggccaaaaaaccaaaacataaaacagcaacaatattgTAACCaatataaagacttttaaaatggtccatatttttttaaaaaatcttaaagaaaaaaaaaaaagcgaaacttagggaattccctggcagtctggtggttaaaattcctaggactccatgcttccactgcagtgggggCTCGGTTAAATCCCTAGTtaagggaactaaaatcccacatactgtatagtacagccaaaaaaagagtGAAACTTAGGTTTGGGGCTCATGGATGGTAATGGGATTCTTTGAGatgaaggatttatttatttattcaacagacaTTTGTTAGGTAACACTATGTGTCAGACACAGAGCTAGGGAGTCTTTGGGAAGAACAAGATACAGTATTTTTCCAAGGAACTTAGTCTAGTAGGGATGGAAGACATAGACCAAGAAAGACATTTCAGGAGTTTTGAGCTAGATCCTTGGTCTAGGCTAAGATGGGACACACAGGAGAGAACATGCCCAGTCCTGTGGGGGGTTTTATGGAGGGACTGGGAAGGGTGGCATCATGGGAAGCTTTAaagttgtgaaagtgaaagtgttagtcactcagtcctgtctgactctttgcaaccccatggactgtagcctgccaggctcctctatccatgggattttgaacactggagtgggttgccattcccttctccaggggcttctcccaattcagggactgaacccaagtctcctacattgcagaaagattctttactgtctgagccaccaggtcacCTTATAAATGTTAAGCTatagcaaaaaaggaaaatggcatcTTGCCACTCAGCAGTGTGGCAGCATCTGGGCACATTGTTAGACATGCAGCATCAGACCtctccggtggtccagtggttaagaatacgcctgccaatgctggggacacgggttcaatccctggtctaggaagatcccacatgtcacagggcaactaaacccacacgCCTAGAGCCCGtggctccacaagagaagccaccacaatgagaagcccaaacactgcaacaaaaagtagcccccgctcaccacaactagagaaggcggCATGCTGCAAGACCCAAAACAACCAAaactaaataatttaaaaccaGAAATGCAGCATTTTGGGCCCTGCCCCCGAATTGTGGGTCCCCCATCTCCTTCATGACAAGCTCCCCACCTGGTCTGTGTGCACAATGAAGTGTGAAAAGCACATAGCTTGTTAACTGAGTCATCAACAGGCCCACCTGGTTTTCCATCTTGCTCTGCATTCTGTGGCTGTGTGGCCTGGGACAGGTTATTTCATCCAAGCTTCtatttctcttctgtaaagtgggaagTATCACACCTACCTCCCAGGATCGCCCTGAGGATGAATGTGATGAGGAAAAGTGCCGAGCTTAGTATGCGGTACCAGACTGGGGGTCCTTCAAGTTGTGAAGGTTTCTCATCGGGAGAGTGTTAGAAAGATGTCCTGACAGGTGATCAGTCTGTTTGATTAGAAGGATGAATAATCACTCCCATCAGAGAAGAACTGCAAATCCTTTTACAGTGAGGAATCTTTCCTGAATCATTCCCAGATGAAGTGccgagaaagaaaagaaaccggAACCTTCTAGTACCTGCTAATGAATTTATCATAAAGAGGTCCAGCCACTTGTACTCAAGTGAAAATGGGTAGGTGCACATTTGAGGATCTGTGATTCCATTCCTGGATAAAAACCCGAGGAAACCCCACTCAGGGTCACAACAACATTGCTTGCAATAGCAACATCCTGGGGCTAGGATGGGGTTTGGTTACAAATGACAGAAATCCTCCAaaagcagggatttttttttttttttttttaatgtcttgccacatagcttgcaggatcttagttccccaaccagggactgaacccgggttcCAGGAGTGAAAgttcggagtcctaaccactggattgccagagaattcccatcCAATAGCAGTGATTTAAATAAGACAGAAGTTCCCCTTCCTGCCAAATCCAGAGGTCAGTGGTGTGGGGCTAGTAAGATGCTGTATGGAAGTTGAGACCCAGGTGCCTTCTCTCCATGTCCTGCCCTGCATGGCTTCCTTCCCCAGGGTCACCGTGTGTCCATAGGGATGCTCCACCTCCAGTCAGCAGCTTGAAAAAAGCCAAAGAGAAGGGCACACACTGACCACTTAGGACTGATCCTGGAAGTCAAACCCCATCCCCCTGTATTGGCATTTGGCCACACTAGGCTACAGTGGAGGCTGGCAGGCACTGTCTTCACTCTGAACACTCTGTGCTCTGCTAAAAACTGGGGGTCCTGAAGAACAGATGTGAGGGCACAACTTATGGTCTCAGCCACAGGATTCATGGGGGGCGGTGGGTCACATGGGGGGGTAGAGACAGAAATCCTCAAATATACACATGTTTAATGTATTCCCGTTTATTCTGCTGACACTGACCATATCATTTAGTGTATTCAGACTTATTAATGAACATATCATATCTGAAAAAATGAGCTATACCATATCAtggattatttaaatattaaaaattttctttctatatttcccACATTGTAAGTTCAAAGGAATGCTACAttccaacaacaaaaacattttaaagagagtGATACGCTTTTGTCAAAATCATACCACATATCAGTAGAAAATTCATGGCTTTATTAGTAGATGGCGCTGAGAAAACTGGCtcattatacagtggaactaaAACTTGGATCTCATAGACAAAGgtggattttaaatagcttaaaaGTAATATTCAACATTTCGGCCTGGCatcaagcaatgaaaacaaatatttgacCACGCAGGGCAGATGCCAGCTAGTACACATACCAGCATGTACTGGCTGAACTTCAGCCCAATATTTAGTGGCCTAGATGTGAAAGAAAAGCTAATAAAACTAACAGAAGAAACTGCAAAGTAttgttaactatttttaaataagaaataacaaatgaTATAACAAAATAGCTAATTCAcctacattaaaattaagaatgtcTGTTCGGTGAAGGACACCCCTGTCACTATACAAACCCAAGTGCCAACTTCAGTTTTTGCAACTTCCCAGGAATATACGAGGAACTTTTGatagtaaacaaaaaaaaaggcaagaagccCCCatgagaaaaggaacaaaaataaattagcaaTTCACAGAAAGGGGCACCAGAAAGGCTGACAGGAAAATGAAGGGATTCCTCAAATTACTGGTGACTAGATGAATGTACATTAAAACGCGGCACCACTTTCCACCCAACAGACTGGCAAAAGTTAGAAAGTTGGGCAGTAATAAATGCTGGTGGGGATGAGCAGAAATAGGAAGCTTTAAGTGGGAGAGTCAAAGGCCATTCTTAAAAAAACATCAGAGAAGTTAATCTGGCTGATGCATAATCCCATCCTGGATGCCTCAGCTGGAGAACTTTCCATAAAGTAtggacagagacacagaaaaagaTGTTCACCATGGCCTTGCATATAGGCCGAGGAGTTGCAGGTAACCCAGGTGTCTACCACTTAgcaaatgtgtaaaaaaaaatgcacttaaCACCCACCATGGAATATCTTAGAGCAGCTCAAAGAAATAAAGCTGATGTAGCCTAAGCAACCCATGTTGAGTGAGAAAAGCAATAGGACGAGATCAATAGCATTAGACTACATGTGGGCAAAGTATATGCACACATTCAGCATAGCACATTCAAGGAAACATCCATGTTCAAAGACACGGAATCAACACATTAGAATGGATGCTTACAGGAAAGGATGGCATGAAGGGAAAACGTCATAAAACCAAAGAAGCCTTGTGTGGATTGCGATCCTGAGATCAAAACCAAAAGGTTCAAGGTGCTCAATTATGCTTTAAACAGCATGTGTGCATCAGGAAGTTGGCTCAAAGGGGTCCTAGGATGAGGAAGACACCCAAGCCTGAGAATCTACTGTATTCTTCAAAACAATAACCCACTGTCCGCCTCTGGTGAAGCTAATGCATTTGTGAGGTTGATCATCTAGTTTCCGGCTGGGCAGAGGGACCACACCCCTGTATGTGCCTCAAGTCAACTTCACCTCCACCCCCCAATGACCCCGAGGCCGCGGCTGGTCCTAGATGTGGCAGAAATCCGAGGCCTGGAGTCCCCTACCTAACCCTTACTCACTTCAACTCACTCTTTCAGTATGAGAAGTTTCATATATGAGACATTTCAGTGAGTGATGGTGGAGGGGTGAAGGTGAGGGATACCTTCTCTATGTTCCAGAGGGCGGTAAAATTCAGGACACCCTGTACATGGAGCCACAGTCCACCTAAGGCAGCAAAGACATTCACACAATTAAACCAGGTAGTTAACGGCTTGAAACTGGGGTCAAAAGAGAGGGAGTCAAAGATCACTCCTGTATTTTGCTTCAGCTTGAAGATTAATTCTAAGTCAGCTGCAGCTAGCAAGCCCTTACGGGGCCAAAAGGGGGCAGCCCATCCTCCCCAAGTCCAGGCTGGGCCTCCAAACAGGGAGTGGGGTTTCAGCCCCAGACCTCAATGAGGTCCCCAGATTCCATGCCCAGGTCAGCCGGCAGCTCCTTCCCTGAAAGCTTCGTCCCATCAAAGAAGTAGGAGAGCTTGTGGCCGGAGAGTCCCATAGCCTCCTCGTAGCGGGACATGAGGGTCTTGAGAGGAGAATCCTgagtggagaagaaaaaaacatggctgtaagaatctgaaaagagtctacggccataccaccctgaaagcacccgatctcgtctgatctcggaagctaagcagggtcaggcctggttagtacttggatgggagaatcTGAAAAGAAGGACTGAGGAGAACTTGTAGGGACAGACAGGGAGCTTAGGACAGGGAGGACAAGGGAACATGTCAAGTTGGAGCCCATGTAAAGGGATGCAAGTGGACGAAGAAGCCAGCAGCCAGCTGGTTCCTTTCTCTAGGGAGCTGGGCCATGGAGCCCAGGGCTGGGATGTTGGCTCTGGGTTGGATATATTCTCCAAAGCCGGTCTCCTCACCTAACATGGAGGCGTGAAGCACAAGGAGGAAGTCAGCCAGGCTCTGGGGGCCAGGCGCCATTATTAAACTAGATGTGTAACCTTAGCCAAGTGCTATaggtttgagagtcccttggacagcaagaaggtcaatcctaaaggaaatcaaccctgaatatccattagaaggactgatgctgaagctctaatactttggccacctgatgagaagagcaactcactggaaaagaccctgatgctgggaaaaattcagggcaggagaagggggcaacagaggatgagatggttggatagcatcaccaactccatagacatgggtttgagcaaactccggagatggtgaaggacagggaagcctggtgtgctgcagtccatggggtcccaaagattgggacacaacttagtgactgaacaacaagtgtcCCCCAAAAAACATATCGTGTGATCTTAACCCTTGGGAAATGTGCATGTGACCTCATTTGGAAGATATGATCAAGATAAGAtgaggctgggacttccctgtggtccagctgctaagactccacgctcccaacgcagggcgcccaggttcaatccctggtcagggaactggatgctacatgttgcaactaaagatcctggatGCTgcaacaactaagacccagtgcaactaaataaataaatacacgttaaaaaaaattttttttttaatcctctttaaaaaaaaaaaaatgaggtcatGGTTGATTATGGTCTGCACTAAGGCAACAGGACTAGTGTTCTtgtaagaaggaaaaacagacacacacagagatactcAGGGAGAACATCCTATGACAAAAGAGGTGGGATGCGGCTGCAAGTCAAGGACTGCTGGCCACCAGCAGAGGTAGGAGGAAGCAAGGGCCCAGAGTCTCCAAGGGAGCAAGACTCTGCTGACAACTTGATTTCAAACTggtagcctccagaactgggagagaatacatttctattgtATTAAGCCACCCGGTTTGTAGtagtttgttatagcagctcTCAGGAACAAATACAGCAAGTTACTCTACCTCTACAGATGTTGGTTTCCGTATCTGTTAAATGAGGGTAGCAACAGTGCTTTCTCATACAAGACTGCCGTGAATTTCAATAATATCCTgaatgtgaagtaattaaccttcCACAGGGACTGTCACTTCAATTGTACTTTTGATTGGTCTTACTGGTTACTATTCACGGGTGATTTCCACTTTAACCAGGAGGAGTCAGGAGACCAGAGCCAGCTTCCCCGAAGAAGGGGGAGGGAACCCGAACACTGAACTTTATACACTCTCTAGGATGGGCAGGGACCCAAGACCACAGAGGGCAGAGCTTCCATCCTCCACCTGCTGACGGGAGACTGCGCGGCACACGACAAGGGGGTGGACCGCCGGCTCCCCGACTCACGTGAGGCAGCGAGACTTCCAGCGTCTGGTGCTTCTCTTTGCCCTGGACCCGAAGTTGGAGCAGTTGCGACGTCTCTGCGACCTCCGGAGAACTTGCTAGAACCACACAGTCTGTGGCAGGCATGATCGGGAAGCCAGGCCTAAGCGAGGGTTGGAAGCCGGGCCCCCTCTGGGTCTCTCCCCATATCCCCTCCCTGTGGCAAAAGCCTCCTCAGGCCTCCTTCCTCTCACCAATGATGTCAGCCACGCCGAGCTTTAGGGTCTTGGGGGTGGCGGTAGGGGACAGCTCTGTCTCTCCAAATAGCAAGAGGATCCTGCTTGGGGACACCCCAAGGCGGGCGGCCATGTGGTCCACCACACTCTTAAGGGGCTCCGACTAGGAGGGGGACAGAATGTAAAGGAGGCCTTCCTGCCTTGACttgcttccccacccccacccccaattctgGCCTTAACTACTCGCTGAATTCCTCAGCAGTGAATTCCATCATATTTACCTGGAAAGGCACAAAATAAAATCATGTCAATAAGGGGTTCAGGCAAGCGACACAAAGACACGAAGCAGCCATGagttaggagggaaaaaaagggagTGGTGGGGTTGTGGCCAACCAGAACCGGATATGACCCATCTAAGTCTGGGCAGCTGTTCTGCAGCTCTGGCTAATTGGTACCAGGTGGGAATATGGGCCAGGTACTGCATCTTCCTATttaagagaagccagaaatctggACCTCAGTACCCAATCACCCATTGCAAAGGTTGGCAATGAACTATTTGGTTTTAAAATCACCGTACAGCTCAAAAGAAGatgcatgggacttccctgatggtccagtggttaagattctccgctcccaatgcagagggcacaggttcagtccctggttggggaactaagatcttgcataccAGATGGcatggacagaaaaaaaaaaaaaaaaaagatgcactgTTGACAAGGCCATGGGCTGCTAGTTGGCAAGTTCTGGGTTAGCTGCTTGTCTGATGCACTGTTACTACTCAATAAATAGtcatttctgttcttcttttgGAATGGGGTTCATCCCTATAATAGTAGTCTTCACCAGGAAGCTAGGGGAGCTTGGAATAACCAAGTGACCCCTGGGTGTCCGAGGCAATAAGAGCAAGCACGGGAGGAAAGTACAGGTtccaagggaaggaaggagggagggatgccCCCTGGAGGGGGCCTACCAAGCAAAGTTTCTTAGGATGTTATAGTGGAGCCTCGAAGAATGGGTGGGAAGTTTGCCAGAAagagagggcagagggaggaAAAGATCCAGACAAAGGGAACAGTGGGGCAAAGATGCACAGGGCTGAAAGCGCGCTGAGCAGCTCCAGACAGCAGGATGGGCAAAGGAAGACACTAGTCTCTCCATGGACAGCTCCTGGGACCCTGCTCCCAGACCCTTTGGGCATTTACCATTCTGATGGGCAACCTGACCAGGTCAGCTCGGCACCGGATTTTGAGTGGCAAGAGTCGAGGGTGCTCTGGGAGAGTGGGCTCCTCCACTAGGACCACCTCATCCTCTTGGCTCAGGTGGTCTTGGCCCTGGGATTGCTTGGGACTCAGGCAGGAACGGAGATCTTGGAGACGCTTGTTCACCTCCCTGGGGTGCAGAAAGGACTGTGCATCAGTCAGGGTGGGCCCCCTCCCTACTGCTCCTTCTCCAATCTAGCCGAAAGCAGAgcaccccccccaacccctgcccttGGTACCTTAACTTCCGGAGTGCCTGAGTATGCTTCTTGCTTTTGGTCCGTGGCAGAGGTGAGGGCAAAGGCGAGGCGTCCTGAGCCCTGCAGAcagaagagagggacagaatgGGCAAAGagatccagccccacccacacctCTCCTTCCAGGGGGCCCCTGGGAACCAGAAGGGGACCAGGGGAATCAAGAGGGAGCACTTCTGGTGACATCTATCTTATTGGAAGACTGGTGCGGGGTGGGGGTAGCGGGTgaggaaggacagggaaaacCTGAGTCATGAATTTTATCCTTGTATGGCCCAAATATGAGGGAGAATGTCTAACTTTTAAGGTAAGTTGCTTTCCAGGTGAATATCTGATAAAATCCAAATGACACCAAACATTTACTATATGCTAAGGGTTAACTCTTCATTTACCCTAAAATTCTGACCCAAGTAccactattatctccattttacagaagaggaagctaAAGCACAAAGAGGATGGCCAGGgagtccctggtggcccagtggttaaaaatctgccctctaatacaggagacacaagttcgatccctggttggggaactatgatcccacatgcaactaagcccttatgctacaactagagaagcctgtacactgcaatgaagaccgcttgcagccaaaaaagagaaagagggtgGCCAAAAGACAGGATGTGAACCACAGGGCAGTCTCCAGAGCCACACCCTTCAGCTCTGCATCACTACCTTCTTAGACACAAAGCTGAAACCCTCCACTTCCTGGCCAGTCTGGAGGGTCTGCTATCATCCTCCAGCGGGACTCATTGCTTCTCCCAAGAGTTTCATTCCTCATCCAAGTCTCAGGATGCCTTCTGGGAAACTTCTTACCCTTCCAGGAGCCACCCAAGGGTCCTGCCCACCTCAGCCCACCCTTCCAATTCCTGTTCTGCTCCTATGGCCCCAGTGGTCTCGCCTCACTCACAGtaacatctttttcttctcttctccatccttACTCCTCAGCTTCTTCCTCCAAGGAGAACTGGGACATGGGAAATCCACTGTGTGGGGACTGCTGGCATCCTCCACATCTGCCTCtggtgacagaggaggaggaagtggaaagGGTTAGCCAAGAGAAGGCAGTGGGAGACCAAAGAGAGACAAGTCAGGGGCTTCAGAAGGTTCTGGAAAAGGAGGAGATTAAGGGGGCCCCGgacacacatgaccactggggagggtttgggggcatgAATCAAGAGAAAAGCCTAGAAGGCTTCCCCAGCAGCACTGCAGTGGTacagttaagactct from Muntiacus reevesi chromosome 2, mMunRee1.1, whole genome shotgun sequence harbors:
- the NFATC2IP gene encoding NFATC2-interacting protein codes for the protein MAEPVRRRGCPRGGGVGRRARGSRGGRSRRPGAQRSPARRTLDSVLVDLVSDSDEDVLEVATARGAVAAAEVPLPESPVPAASRDDSDSDSEGADAEPGGAPRVLVRRRRRLLLDPGEAPAVPVYSEKVKSSLHLIPDNVSLLKLCPPEAEEEADVEDASSPHTVDFPCPSSPWRKKLRSKDGEEKKKMLLAQDASPLPSPLPRTKSKKHTQALRKLREVNKRLQDLRSCLSPKQSQGQDHLSQEDEVVLVEEPTLPEHPRLLPLKIRCRADLVRLPIRMSEPLKSVVDHMAARLGVSPSRILLLFGETELSPTATPKTLKLGVADIIDCVVLASSPEVAETSQLLQLRVQGKEKHQTLEVSLPHDSPLKTLMSRYEEAMGLSGHKLSYFFDGTKLSGKELPADLGMESGDLIEVWG